In Antechinus flavipes isolate AdamAnt ecotype Samford, QLD, Australia chromosome 3, AdamAnt_v2, whole genome shotgun sequence, a genomic segment contains:
- the SPTSSB gene encoding serine palmitoyltransferase small subunit B, with amino-acid sequence MNLRYVKDYFAWLYYQYTIISCCAVLEPWERSMFNTIFLTIVGMVVYTAYVFIPIHIRLAWEFFSEIFGDQSTASASN; translated from the coding sequence ATGAATCTACGGTACGTGAAGGATTACTTTGCCTGGCTCTATTACCAGTACACCATCATCAGCTGCTGCGCTGTCCTGGAGCCCTGGGAACGATCCATGTTCAACACCATTTTCCTCACGATCGTGGGAATGGTAGTGTACACGGCCTACGTCTTCATCCCCATCCACATACGTCTGGCTTGGGAATTCTTTTCAGAAATCTTTGGAGACCAAAGTACTGCTTCTGCCTCTAATTGA